A genome region from Sphaerisporangium krabiense includes the following:
- a CDS encoding NAD(P)/FAD-dependent oxidoreductase, translated as MAQTRYDVAVIGAGVVGASAARRLAAQGASVIALDAHGLGGRGSRAAAGVGVPSVRLLADPLMLSFAEAGRKQLFTDLDEITGGDPGRLRTEAGVIRLVRTPQQREELEGAATAHPGYLGTWYDAAGLPELEPLLSPDKLHGAYFDPSGLVMDADGYVSLLQQAATAAGARIRLASPVLGVERTADGVELTTHDGTVQADRVVLAAGAWSGAIPGLPTLPIRPLRGQMLRVDAPVTLRHVVSGSLYAAPSRSGTVVVGATEEKTGFTETVTPEGLMVLTAFLSRTLPRLGGGTLRDVWSGLRAAAPGGRPLLGFLPGDDRVIAATGHGGQGILTGALTGLAVAALIAGDQNEWSTAFTPGAEPTR; from the coding sequence ATGGCACAGACCCGATACGACGTCGCCGTCATCGGCGCGGGAGTCGTCGGCGCGTCCGCCGCCCGCCGCCTGGCCGCGCAGGGCGCCTCCGTCATCGCGCTCGACGCCCACGGGCTCGGCGGGCGCGGGTCCCGCGCGGCGGCCGGCGTGGGGGTGCCGTCCGTGCGGCTGCTCGCCGACCCGCTGATGCTGTCCTTCGCCGAGGCGGGCCGCAAGCAGCTCTTCACCGACCTGGACGAGATCACCGGCGGCGACCCGGGGCGGCTGCGCACCGAGGCGGGCGTCATCCGGCTCGTCCGCACGCCGCAGCAGCGCGAGGAGCTGGAGGGCGCCGCCACCGCGCACCCCGGCTACCTCGGCACCTGGTACGACGCCGCCGGACTCCCCGAGCTCGAGCCGCTGCTGTCCCCCGACAAGCTGCACGGCGCCTACTTCGACCCGTCCGGCCTCGTCATGGACGCCGACGGGTACGTCAGCCTCCTGCAGCAGGCCGCGACCGCCGCGGGGGCCAGGATCCGGCTCGCCTCCCCCGTCCTCGGCGTGGAGCGCACCGCCGACGGGGTCGAGCTGACCACCCACGACGGGACCGTCCAGGCCGACCGGGTCGTCCTCGCGGCGGGCGCCTGGTCCGGGGCCATCCCCGGACTGCCCACGTTGCCGATCCGCCCGCTGCGCGGCCAGATGCTGCGCGTGGACGCGCCCGTCACCCTGCGGCACGTCGTCTCCGGGTCGCTGTACGCGGCGCCCAGCCGGTCCGGCACCGTGGTCGTCGGCGCCACCGAGGAGAAGACCGGCTTCACCGAGACCGTCACCCCCGAAGGGCTCATGGTGCTGACCGCGTTCCTCAGCAGGACGCTGCCCCGCCTCGGCGGCGGCACGCTGCGGGACGTGTGGAGCGGCCTGCGCGCCGCCGCCCCCGGAGGCCGTCCGCTGCTCGGCTTCCTGCCCGGCGACGACCGCGTGATCGCCGCCACGGGCCACGGCGGCCAGGGCATCCTCACCGGCGCGCTCACCGGCCTCGCCGTCGCCGCCCTCATCGCCGGCGACCAGAACGAATGGTCCACCGCCTTCACCCCCGGCGCAGAGCCCACCCGATGA
- a CDS encoding lantibiotic dehydratase has protein sequence MTADPGRWRPAPLALLRRTGFPFEWLGRLTRAEVAEALAAHRAAGEALAAACAEFTAEVFPAAVREQEAAGAPAPAFKALYRVRKAAERAEAPPARALADVEALGPGTAAWAAHLRAAVAELDARAAELDAAAGRALDGARGALWEAATSAPFREAVLLSNPGAYERVLHGAPGVPAASRNAKARRDEGLLYAYLQRFCAKNESVSFFGPVDAVRVDPASPEPLRLEREPGALLRRWPRAAHWAAEALGARLAADPGIQARLPLRLAPGFAAAADGRALTLPDGRRARLDEASRAVLLACDRGLTLAEFEEKAAPEESAAAARLLARGVIRRDPQIPTTVDDPLAWLDGALTGLFDPAEEPPAALAGIGAFQRAVRAFAEAGPDGKADALREAERCFTELSGAEARRAAGTIYADRLIVTEDCRGDVVDAAVGGPLLSLLSERLDPVLRLSASYALTLAEAVHARALALHAELTGGGARAGFLAFIAELDRRVQVDELTADPAVAAFLDRLAGIVRDRDRDGAADLDVADVAPLLRPLPPGLAVSPDVFLAAPSEDALRHGDLDVIVGEIHHGVQVWTHLTALTPGRDGYAAELAALLELDGRPPAALVHRRTQGKAFERDLPGLDVEVLGRSAKPGEDRLRAADLSVVSAGGRLRLRHPEAGEPFLRPRDPRAASSWLFGPPPVVLPPLRLPGGAPRVRLGGAVVWRRGWELPREALTPLLDARGPSEALLAADRLRAAHGLPSRVFARVPGERKPFYADLAEPLSLEHLAHMVRPAGGPLRLSELLPGPSGWWLADDRGSYSTELRMTYITRL, from the coding sequence GTGACGGCGGATCCGGGCCGGTGGCGTCCGGCGCCGCTGGCGTTGCTGCGGCGCACCGGGTTCCCGTTCGAGTGGCTCGGCCGGCTCACCCGGGCCGAGGTGGCGGAGGCGCTGGCGGCGCACCGGGCCGCCGGGGAGGCCCTGGCAGCGGCGTGCGCGGAGTTCACCGCCGAGGTGTTCCCCGCCGCGGTGCGCGAGCAGGAGGCCGCGGGCGCGCCCGCCCCCGCGTTCAAGGCGCTGTACCGGGTGCGCAAGGCGGCCGAGCGCGCCGAGGCGCCGCCCGCGCGGGCCCTGGCCGACGTCGAGGCGCTCGGCCCCGGCACGGCCGCGTGGGCCGCCCACCTGCGCGCCGCCGTCGCCGAGCTGGACGCCCGCGCCGCCGAACTGGACGCGGCCGCGGGCCGTGCCCTCGACGGCGCTCGTGGCGCGCTGTGGGAGGCGGCCACCAGCGCGCCGTTCCGCGAGGCCGTGCTGCTGTCGAACCCCGGCGCCTACGAGCGGGTGCTGCACGGCGCGCCCGGCGTCCCCGCCGCGTCCCGCAACGCCAAGGCCCGCCGCGACGAGGGCCTGCTCTACGCCTACCTGCAACGGTTCTGCGCCAAGAACGAGTCGGTCAGCTTCTTCGGCCCCGTGGACGCGGTGCGTGTCGACCCGGCGTCCCCCGAGCCGCTGCGGCTGGAACGGGAGCCGGGCGCGCTGCTGCGGCGGTGGCCGCGCGCCGCGCACTGGGCCGCCGAGGCGCTCGGCGCGCGGCTGGCCGCCGACCCCGGCATCCAGGCGCGGCTGCCCCTCAGGCTCGCCCCCGGCTTCGCCGCCGCCGCGGACGGGCGCGCGCTGACCCTGCCCGACGGCCGCAGGGCACGCCTGGACGAGGCGTCCCGCGCCGTGCTCCTGGCCTGCGACCGCGGCCTGACCCTGGCCGAGTTCGAGGAGAAGGCGGCCCCTGAGGAGTCGGCCGCCGCCGCGCGCCTGCTCGCCCGGGGCGTGATCCGCCGCGACCCGCAGATCCCGACCACCGTGGACGACCCCCTCGCCTGGCTGGACGGCGCGCTGACCGGCCTGTTCGACCCCGCCGAGGAGCCGCCCGCCGCGCTCGCCGGGATCGGCGCGTTCCAGCGGGCCGTGCGGGCGTTCGCCGAGGCCGGGCCGGACGGCAAGGCCGACGCGCTGCGGGAGGCCGAGCGGTGCTTCACCGAGCTGAGCGGGGCCGAGGCCCGGCGCGCGGCCGGCACGATCTACGCGGACCGGCTCATCGTCACCGAGGACTGCCGGGGCGACGTCGTGGACGCCGCCGTCGGCGGGCCGCTGCTCTCCCTGCTGTCCGAGCGGCTCGACCCGGTGCTGCGGCTGTCGGCGAGCTACGCGCTCACCCTCGCCGAGGCCGTCCACGCCCGGGCCCTCGCCCTGCACGCCGAGCTCACCGGCGGCGGCGCGCGGGCCGGTTTCCTGGCCTTCATCGCCGAGCTGGACCGGCGCGTCCAGGTGGACGAGCTGACCGCCGACCCTGCCGTGGCGGCCTTCCTGGACCGGCTCGCGGGCATCGTGCGCGACCGCGACCGCGACGGCGCCGCCGACCTGGACGTGGCCGACGTCGCGCCGCTGCTGCGCCCGCTGCCCCCCGGGCTCGCCGTCTCCCCCGACGTGTTCCTCGCCGCGCCGTCCGAGGACGCCCTGCGTCACGGCGACCTGGACGTGATCGTGGGCGAGATCCACCACGGCGTCCAGGTCTGGACGCACCTGACCGCCCTGACGCCCGGCCGTGACGGCTACGCCGCCGAGCTGGCCGCGCTGCTGGAGCTGGACGGGCGCCCGCCCGCCGCCCTCGTACACCGCCGCACCCAGGGCAAGGCGTTCGAACGCGACCTGCCCGGCCTCGACGTCGAGGTGCTCGGCAGGTCCGCCAAGCCGGGCGAGGACCGGCTGCGCGCCGCCGACCTGTCCGTCGTCTCCGCCGGGGGACGGCTGCGGCTGCGCCACCCCGAGGCGGGCGAGCCGTTCCTGCGCCCCCGCGACCCGAGGGCCGCGTCGAGCTGGCTGTTCGGCCCGCCGCCCGTCGTGCTGCCGCCGCTGCGCCTGCCCGGCGGCGCCCCGCGCGTGCGGCTCGGCGGCGCGGTGGTCTGGCGCCGCGGCTGGGAGCTGCCCCGCGAGGCCCTGACGCCCCTGCTCGACGCCCGCGGGCCGTCCGAGGCGCTGCTCGCCGCCGACCGGCTGCGCGCGGCGCACGGGCTGCCGTCCCGCGTCTTCGCGCGCGTGCCCGGCGAGCGCAAGCCCTTCTACGCCGACCTGGCCGAGCCGCTGAGCCTCGAACACCTCGCGCACATGGTGCGCCCGGCCGGCGGGCCGCTGCGGCTGAGCGAGCTGCTGCCGGGCCCGTCCGGCTGGTGGCTGGCCGACGACCGGGGCTCCTACAGCACCGAGCTACGGATGACCTACATCACCCGCCTCTGA
- a CDS encoding ammosamide/lymphostin RiPP family protein, which produces MADEEITETGAAEETDLDGDELGDLDDMEFLLEEIENRIAPLA; this is translated from the coding sequence ATGGCCGACGAAGAGATCACCGAGACCGGCGCTGCGGAGGAGACCGATCTCGACGGCGACGAGCTCGGCGACCTCGACGACATGGAATTCCTGCTCGAAGAGATCGAGAACCGCATCGCCCCCCTCGCCTGA